From a region of the Helianthus annuus cultivar XRQ/B chromosome 5, HanXRQr2.0-SUNRISE, whole genome shotgun sequence genome:
- the LOC110941124 gene encoding cytosolic Fe-S cluster assembly factor NBP35: MFNTGPLKQISRLYLRQRVCLPRYKSRSSLYCQRKPRTRGTPKVSFCQEVGIKVLGVVENMSGLSQPVSDFKYLKRAKNGGKEPEDVTERVLAVLREKAPKLLGLVAFTEVFDSSGGGAARMCVEKGVPFLGKVPLDPQLCKTAEEGKSCFGRDECWISASAFSALINKLLKNNAMA; this comes from the exons ATGTTcaacacgggtcccttaaaacagatttcgcgcctctacttaAGACAACGTGTCTGTCTCCCACGGTACAAGAGCCGAAGCAGTTTGTACTGCCAGAGAAAGCCAAGAACCCGAGGGACACCAA AGGTGAGTTTTTGTCAAGAGGTCGGAATTAAGGTTCTTGGTGTGGTTGAGAATATGAGCGGATTATCACAGCCCGTTTCGGATTTCAAGTATCTGAAACGGGCCAAGAACGGGGGAAAAGAACCGGAGGATGTTACGGAGCGGGTGTTAGCGGTTTTGAGAGAAAAAGCACCCAAATTGTTGGGTTTGGTTGCGTTTACTGAGGTGTTTGATAGTAGTGGCGGTGGTGCAGCGAGAATGTGTGTCGAAAAGGGTGTCCCGTTTCTTGGGAAAGTACCGTTGGATCCACAGTTATGTAAGACCGCCGAAGAAGGTAAATCGTGTTTTGGTCGTGATGAATGTTGGATTAGTGCTTCTGCGTTTTCTGCATTAATAAACAAGTTGTTGAAGAATAACGCGATGGCGTGA
- the LOC110941125 gene encoding cytosolic Fe-S cluster assembly factor NBP35, whose amino-acid sequence MEIGDHKEVPDDASEHCPGTQSEDAGKSDACAGCPNQEACASAPPNGHPDPNLVAVAERMATVKHKILILSGKGGVGKSTFAAQLSFALADMDYQVGLLDIDICGPSIPKMLGLEGQTIHQSNLGWSPVYVLHRSHVSRVLAPPPDADVTWRGPRKNGLIKQFLKEVYWGELDFLVVDTPPGTSDEHISIVQFLKETGIDGAIIVTTPQQVSLIDVRKEVSFCKRVGIRVLGVVENMSGLSQPVSDFKYLKRAKTRREEPEDVTERVLAVLREKAPELLGLVALTEVFDSTGGGAAKMCVEKGVPFLGKVPLDLQLCKAAEEGKSYFDRDECWISASALSAIINKLLKDNVMA is encoded by the exons ATGGAGATCGGCGACCACAAAGAAGTCCCCGACGACGCCAGCGAAC ATTGCCCCGGGACACAATCAGAAGATGCCGGAAAATCCGATGCGTGTGCCGGTTGCCCTAATCAGGAAGCCTGTGCTTCTGCTCCTCCTAATGGCCACCCCGATCCAA ATTTGGTTGCAGTTGCAGAAAGAATGGCTACAGTAAAGCACAAAATCCTAATTCTATCCGGTAAAGGCGGGGTCGGAAAGAGCACATTCGCAGCCCAGCTCTCGTTCGCCCTCGCTGACATGGACTATCAAGTTGGTCTACTCGACATTGACATATGCGGGCCCAGCATCCCAAAGATGCTCGGGTTAGAAGGCCAAACAATTCACCAAAGCAACCTCGGTTGGTCCCCCGTCTACGTACTCCATCGCAGTCATGTCAGTCGGGTTCTTGCTCCCCCACCTGACGCCGACGTTACATGGCGGGGCCCACGAAAAAACGGCCTCATAAAACAATTCCTTAAAGAAGTTTATTGGGGCGAGCTCGATTTTCTAGTGGTGGATACTCCGCCCGGGACGTCAGATGAACACATCTCAATCGTTCAGTTTTTAAAAGAAACGGGAATTGACGGTGCGATTATAGTCACGACCCCGCAACAAGTTTCGTTAATAGATGTGAGAAAAGAGGTGAGTTTTTGTAAAAGAGTTGGGATTCGGGTTCTTGGGGTGGTTGAGAATATGAGTGGGTTATCACAGCCCGTTTCGGATTTCAAGTATCTGAAACGGGCCAAGACCAGGAGAGAAGAACCGGAGGATGTTACGGAGCGGGTGTTAGCGGTTTTGAGAGAAAAAGCACCCGAATTGTTGGGTTTGGTTGCGCTTACCGAGGTGTTTGATAGTACTGGTGGTGGTGCGGCTAAAATGTGTGTCGAAAAGGGTGTCCCGTTTCTTGGGAAAGTACCATTGGATCTGCAGTTATGTAAGGCTGCCGAAGAAGGTAAATCGTATTTTGATCGTGATGAATGTTGGATTAGTGCTTCTGCGCTTTCTGCGATAATAAACAAGTTGTTGAAGGATAACGTGATGGCATGA